The following are encoded in a window of Dromaius novaehollandiae isolate bDroNov1 chromosome 11, bDroNov1.hap1, whole genome shotgun sequence genomic DNA:
- the RBMX gene encoding RNA-binding motif protein, X chromosome isoform X1: MVEADRPGKLFIGGLNTETNEKALEAVFGKYGRIVEVLLMKDRETNKSRGFAFVTFESPADAKDAARDMNGKSLDGKAIKVEQATKPSFESGGRRGPPPPPRSRGPPRGLRGGRGGSGARGPPSRGSHLGSSRGPLPMKRGPPPRSGGPPPKRSAPSGPVRSSSMGGRAPVSRGRDSYGGPPRREPMPSRRDVYMSPRDDGYSTKDGYSSRDYPSSRDTRDYAPPPRDYAYRDYGHSSSRDEYPSRGYSLSSYSDRDGYGGGRDRDYSDHPSGGSYRDSYESYGNSRSAPPARGPPPSYGGSSRYDDYGSTRDGYGSRESYSSSRSDVYSSGRDRVGRQDRGLPPSMERGYPPPRDSYSSSSRGAPRGGGRGGSRSDRGGGRSRY, from the exons ATGGTTGAAGCAGATCGTCCTGGGAAACTGTTCATTGGGGGCCTGAACACAGAGACAAATGAAAAAGCCCTTGAGGCTGTATTCGGCAAATATGGGCGCATTGTGGaag TTCTCTTGATGAAAGATCGTGAAACCAACAAGTCCAGAGGATTTGCGTTTGTCACGTTTGAGAGTCCAGCAGATGCAAAAGATGCTGCCAGGGACATGAATGGAAAG TCATTAGATGGGAAAGCAATTAAAGTGGAACAAGCAACCAAGCCATCCTTTGAAAGTGGTGGCAGGCGTGGGCCGCCACCCCCTCCACGAAGCAGAGGTCCTCCCAGGGGCCTTAGAGGTGGAAGAGGCGGAAGTGGCGCGAGAGGACCACCTTCAAGAGGGAGTCACTTGG GGTCTTCTCGAGGGCCACTTCCTATGAAGAGAGGTCCACCTCCACGAAGTGGAGGTCCACCGCCTAAAAGATCTGCACCTTCAGGACCAGTGCGTAGCAGCAGTATGGGAGGAAGAG CTCCTGTGTCACGTGGAAGAGACAGCTATGGTGGTCCTCCACGCAGAGAGCCAATGCCATCCCGAAGAGATGTCTACATGTCGCCAAGAGATGATGGCTATAGCACTAAAGATGG TTACTCAAGTAGAGATTATCCCAGTTCAAGGGATACACGGGACTATGCGCCACCTCCACGAGACTATGCATATCGTGATTATGGTCATTCCAGTTCACGTGATGAGTACCCCTCTAGAGGCTATAG TCTTTCCTCTTACAGTGATCGTGATGGATATGGCGGTGGACGTGACAGAGACTACTCAGATCATCCAAGTGGAGGCTCCTACAGAGATTCATATGAGAGTTACG GTAACTCACGTAGTGCTCCACCTGCACGAGGGCCCCCGCCATCTTATGGTGGAAGCAGTCGGTATGATGATTACGGCAGCACACGAGATGGATATGGAAGCCGAGAAAGTTACTCAAGCAGCAGAAGCGATGTCTACTCAAGTGGCCGTGATCGTGTTGGAAGACAAGACAGGGGTCTTCCCCCATCCATGGAAAGGGGCTATCCACCTCCTCGTGATTCATACAGTAGTTCAAGCCGCGGAGCACCCAGAGGTGGTGGCCGTGGTGGAAGCCGATCTGATAGaggtggaggcagaagcagataCTAA
- the RBMX gene encoding RNA-binding motif protein, X chromosome isoform X2, which produces MVEADRPGKLFIGGLNTETNEKALEAVFGKYGRIVEVLLMKDRETNKSRGFAFVTFESPADAKDAARDMNGKSLDGKAIKVEQATKPSFESGGRRGPPPPPRSRGPPRGLRGGRGGSGARGPPSRGSHLGSSRGPLPMKRGPPPRSGGPPPKRSAPSGPVRSSSMGGRAPVSRGRDSYGGPPRREPMPSRRDVYMSPRDDGYSTKDGYSSRDYPSSRDTRDYAPPPRDYAYRDYGHSSSRDEYPSRGYSDRDGYGGGRDRDYSDHPSGGSYRDSYESYGNSRSAPPARGPPPSYGGSSRYDDYGSTRDGYGSRESYSSSRSDVYSSGRDRVGRQDRGLPPSMERGYPPPRDSYSSSSRGAPRGGGRGGSRSDRGGGRSRY; this is translated from the exons ATGGTTGAAGCAGATCGTCCTGGGAAACTGTTCATTGGGGGCCTGAACACAGAGACAAATGAAAAAGCCCTTGAGGCTGTATTCGGCAAATATGGGCGCATTGTGGaag TTCTCTTGATGAAAGATCGTGAAACCAACAAGTCCAGAGGATTTGCGTTTGTCACGTTTGAGAGTCCAGCAGATGCAAAAGATGCTGCCAGGGACATGAATGGAAAG TCATTAGATGGGAAAGCAATTAAAGTGGAACAAGCAACCAAGCCATCCTTTGAAAGTGGTGGCAGGCGTGGGCCGCCACCCCCTCCACGAAGCAGAGGTCCTCCCAGGGGCCTTAGAGGTGGAAGAGGCGGAAGTGGCGCGAGAGGACCACCTTCAAGAGGGAGTCACTTGG GGTCTTCTCGAGGGCCACTTCCTATGAAGAGAGGTCCACCTCCACGAAGTGGAGGTCCACCGCCTAAAAGATCTGCACCTTCAGGACCAGTGCGTAGCAGCAGTATGGGAGGAAGAG CTCCTGTGTCACGTGGAAGAGACAGCTATGGTGGTCCTCCACGCAGAGAGCCAATGCCATCCCGAAGAGATGTCTACATGTCGCCAAGAGATGATGGCTATAGCACTAAAGATGG TTACTCAAGTAGAGATTATCCCAGTTCAAGGGATACACGGGACTATGCGCCACCTCCACGAGACTATGCATATCGTGATTATGGTCATTCCAGTTCACGTGATGAGTACCCCTCTAGAGGCTATAG TGATCGTGATGGATATGGCGGTGGACGTGACAGAGACTACTCAGATCATCCAAGTGGAGGCTCCTACAGAGATTCATATGAGAGTTACG GTAACTCACGTAGTGCTCCACCTGCACGAGGGCCCCCGCCATCTTATGGTGGAAGCAGTCGGTATGATGATTACGGCAGCACACGAGATGGATATGGAAGCCGAGAAAGTTACTCAAGCAGCAGAAGCGATGTCTACTCAAGTGGCCGTGATCGTGTTGGAAGACAAGACAGGGGTCTTCCCCCATCCATGGAAAGGGGCTATCCACCTCCTCGTGATTCATACAGTAGTTCAAGCCGCGGAGCACCCAGAGGTGGTGGCCGTGGTGGAAGCCGATCTGATAGaggtggaggcagaagcagataCTAA